Proteins co-encoded in one Malus domestica chromosome 09, GDT2T_hap1 genomic window:
- the LOC103444133 gene encoding uncharacterized protein: protein MAVELYSDNPSSMEVMSPRISFSYNLCQSDVAAVEQQNHSLRSNSLSSRGMNSSMEFDFCVSESFEQDSSSADELFSDGKMIPTEIKKKSSHQPKQLDQIMPPLPTAPATNQRDPKITTAKESKIMTNSSSSSEGDEKQSSKSFWGFKRSSSCGSGYGRTLCPLPLLPRSNSTGSSSSAKRSLFLKEGQNQKQNSHKSASKKPSSSQYSSAPMSNYQKPPLKKGQYGSYGGNAVPFSPVLNIPTANMFGFGSIFPNVKDKTRKK, encoded by the coding sequence ATAATCTCTGCCAATCTGATGTTGCAGCTGTCGAACAGCAAAACCACTCTCTCAGATCCAATTCTTTATCCTCACGAGGTATGAATTCGAGCATGGAGTTCGACTTCTGCGTCAGCGAGAGCTTCGAGCAGGATTCCTCCTCCGCGGACGAGCTTTTCTCGGACGGGAAAATGATCCCAACTGAGATCAAGAAAAAGTCTTCCCATCAGCCAAAGCAGTTGGATCAAATCATGCCTCCATTGCCAACAGCACCGGCTACTAATCAACGTGACCCGAAAATAACTACGGCGAAAGAGAGCAAGATCATGACgaatagtagtagtagtagtgaAGGTGATGAGAAGCAGAGTTCAAAGTCTTTCTGGGGTTTCAAAAGGAGCAGTAGCTGTGGCAGTGGATATGGCAGAACCTTATGTCCATTACCGCTTTTGCCAAGAAGCAATTCAACTGGTTCTTCGTCAAGTGCGAAGAGATCGCTGTTTTTGAAAGAGGGTCAGAATCAGAAGCAGAATTCCCATAAATCTGCATCCAAAAAGCCCTCCTCCTCACAATATTCTTCTGCTCCAATGAGTAATTATCAAAAGCCTCCACTGAAAAAGGGTCAATATGGTTCATATGGGGGCAATGCTGTTCCATTTAGTCCTGTCCTAAATATTCCTACGGCTAATATGTTTGGTTTTGGATCAATCTTTCCCAATGTCAAGGATAAGACCAGGAAGAAATGA